In Mytilus galloprovincialis chromosome 1, xbMytGall1.hap1.1, whole genome shotgun sequence, the following are encoded in one genomic region:
- the LOC143076286 gene encoding uncharacterized protein LOC143076286, with the protein MAEVDLIIGVLIIFVVFLLLLTIIALLYVSGLFHTIEIGTGKPPIGQVTIAYKFVRGPYKDSGQFFTELSSHLKPEQHCLGIFYDDPKVVPKDECRYAVGGMIAKNDDTPDEEQKKYLISEGYKIFKLPTVSYAVKTDFPYISYMSIILAVFRVYPKLSKYVKEKKLCAHPFLEIYEDSKIHFMAPLAKQNEFYVEEAAEITMEDGEDLDDSMSADNSSYGGSVSRSEFSVATSYMGSIIEDSDDEDEDLLRLDEVKEEPSETPIKEIDVNDSADSAEREVTLDDIQKVVLPELSLPEDITTSMASFPDSGFSSEQVISPEISPMKKEEVADAKIDDVQNLNAMKIDAMKKEASQESVDGNDSSSSFEVIDDKTEL; encoded by the exons ATGGCGGAAGTTGACTTGATAATTggtgttttgataatttttgttgtatttctatTACTTCTAACAATTATTGCATTGCTTTATGTATCTGGACTTTTCCACACTATTGAAATAGGCACAGGAAAGCCACCAATAGGACAAGTCACTATAGCATACAAGTTTGTTCGGGGACCTTACAAAGATTCTGGACAATTTTTTACAGAACTTTCAAGTCATTTGAAACCAGAACAACACTGTTTAGGCATTTTCTATGACGACCCGAAAGTG GTACCAAAAGATGAATGTCGCTATGCAGTTGGTGGGATGATAGCTAAGAACGATGATACTCCAGATGAAGAACAGAAGAAATACCTTATTAGTGAAggatacaaaatatttaaattgccAACAGTCTCCTATGCTGTTAAAACAGATTTTCCATACATAAGCTACATGTCAATTATTCTTGCAGTGTTTAGAGTTTATCctaaactttcaaaatatgtaaag GAAAAGAAATTATGTGCCCATCCATTTCTAGAAATATATGAAGATTCAAAAATCCACTTTATGGCACCATTAGCCAAACAGAATGAGTTTTATGTGGAAGAAGCAGCAGAGATTACAATGGAAGATGGAGAGGATCTGGATGATTCTATGTCAGCAGACAACAGCTCATACGGAGGAAGTGTATCTCGCAGTGAATTCTCCGTGGCAACCAGTTATATGGGGAGTATAATTGAGGATTCAGATGATGAAGATGAGGATCTTTTGAGATTGGATGAAGTTAAGGAAGAACCATCAGAGACACCTATTAAAGAAATAGATGTAAATGATTCCGCTGATTCTGCTGAAAGGGAGGTTACTCTTGATGATATTCAGAAAGTTGTCTTGCCAGAGTTGTCTTTACCTGAAGATATCACAACAAGCATGGCAAGCTTTCCGGATTCTGGTTTTAGCTCTGAGCAAGTTATATCCCCTGAAATTAGTCCCATGAAAAAGGAGGAAGTCGCTGATGCTAAGATTGATGATGTTCAAAACTTAAATGCCATGAAAATAGATGCCATGAAAAAGGAGGCTAGTCAAGAATCTGTTGATGGAAATGATTCCTCGTCCTCATTTGAAGTTATAGATGATAAAACTGAGTTGTGA
- the LOC143076296 gene encoding uncharacterized protein LOC143076296: MARDELYVMAVSGIYGYHATKTGSKCSLVWMASCFVIPPSVQCRNIGTWDDISDELHRLEYVDSESEHVMPRMLTHADLHNVNEIYRLSPEPYRNDGDRHSLHETERSFEQDDPIDDYLAEYAQIISSKEEEEEENNSEEYIRPSETSSQTHDEKRQIFARRKSCSDVSKKAGLSFGLSIPKDQTADDFHVNTSESSVARSPNKPEKFDFKSITAMARRMSIPILDKSEDVDHGTKIYGEKLIKKSRTTKQFREAFSEETDDYIPHRAPKTLSKSLTTSEIENACDELKNEKPGSMKNIVAELKLRGQNYNESRHRNEDSNNQDTISNQKMSKSLTMSEIEKANDDYKIESPVQFRSVVKELQQRSEDVTEDCYHHDESFGSNSLDQSFTGSYTSDSSHTNSLRRNRSDDSRRSEKNNYKANRSSDPVRGYSNTLPGNRANNTRSTEMRNNHTHRLSDSLRDSQFSKTLPANFDGNISGASTPRNYRDEHNSKINSTRQKSEEPASDLMKKLNNLTAQTRMATRPSLGNIEGYEPSSSTMMRSQSVMNVSSPLSPRYDRNPLSSSLSSSASSSSDIPAISYHSVVDPCHRCWKTVYSLDKVGPIRKVQYHKQCFRCVTCNTMLSLNTYKQNVNDKSDVQVYCKKHVPTLESPHIDLEAKNLNVMMHHPKLDSINTNIRGGTLDDKRKSRNLHPLSIGRAVSTPRLDLICGPNDNSESYDAPRIDKNGNVSLRELKMDDTPRSVWSRSTFSAAKLDLTVPASARTGSSLYRTVDTWNYL, translated from the coding sequence ATGGCGAGGGATGAACTTTATGTAATGGCTGTAAGTGGAATTTATGGATATCATGCAACTAAAACTGGTTCGAAATGTTCCTTGGTGTGGATGGCTAGCTGTTTTGTCATCCCACCGTCTGTACAATGTCGGAATATAGGAACTTGGGATGACATCTCCGATGAGCTTCATCGTCTTGAATATGTTGACAGTGAAAGTGAACATGTTATGCCGAGGATGCTAACGCATGCAGATTTACACAATGTGAATGAAATCTATCGGTTATCCCCTGAACCTTACCGAAATGATGGGGATAGACATTCTCTTCATGAAACAGAACGAAGCTTTGAACAGGACGATCCGATTGATGACTATCTTGCCGAATATGCTCAAATTATTTCATCTAAGGAGGAAGAAGAGGAGGAAAACAACTCAGAGGAATATATTAGACCATCAGAGACAAGTAGTCAGACTCATGACGAGAAAAGACAGATATTTGCTCGCCGGAAAAGTTGTTCGGACGTAAGTAAAAAAGCCGGTTTATCATTTGGTTTAAGTATTCCGAAAGACCAAACTGCCGATGATTTTCATGTAAACACGTCCGAATCGTCTGTTGCAAGATCCCCTAATAAGCCAGAAAAGTTCGATTTTAAAAGCATAACCGCAATGGCTCGACGAATGTCTATTCCAATTTTAGACAAATCTGAAGACGTTGACCACGGAACAAAAATTTACGGTGAAAAATTGATCAAGAAAAGTAGAACGACAAAACAATTTCGAGAGGCCTTTTCAGAGGAAACAGATGATTATATTCCTCACAGAGCTCCCAAAACATTATCAAAATCTTTGACCACTAGCGAAATAGAAAATGCGTGTGATGAATTAAAGAATGAAAAGCCAGGAAGTATGAAAAATATTGTGGCCGAGTTAAAACTTAGAGGTCAAAATTACAATGAAAGTAGGCACAGAAATGAAGATAGTAACAATCAAGACACTATTTCAAATCAGAAAATGTCGAAATCTTTAACAATGTCCGAAATAGAAAAAGCAAACGACGATTATAAAATAGAATCCCCGGTTCAATTCCGGAGTGTAGTGAAAGAACTCCAGCAACGCAGCGAGGACGTAACCGAAGATTGCTACCATCATGACGAATCTTTCGGAAGTAACAGCCTTGATCAGTCTTTTACAGGGTCATATACTTCGGATAGCTCTCATACAAATAGTCTACGCAGAAACAGATCTGATGACAGTCGCAGATcggaaaaaaataattacaaggCAAATAGATCAAGTGATCCAGTCAGAGGATACTCTAATACTTTACCAGGCAATAGGGCGAACAATACTCGTTCTACCGAAATGCGCAATAATCACACACACAGACTTAGCGACTCTTTGCGGGATAGTCAATTTTCCAAGACGCTTCCTGCAAATTTTGACGGAAATATCAGTGGTGCTAGCACTCCAAGGAATTATCGCGATGAAcacaattctaaaataaattcaacaaGGCAAAAAAGTGAAGAGCCTGCGTCAGATcttatgaagaaattaaacaatcTAACGGCACAAACGAGAATGGCAACGAGACCTAGTCTTGGAAACATAGAAGGGTACGAACCTTCCTCTTCAACAATGATGCGGTCACAGTCTGTGATGAATGTTTCTTCGCCACTATCACCGAGATATGACCGCAACCCATTATCGAGTAGTTTAAGTTCGTCTGCGTCTTCTTCTTCTGACATACCTGCAATATCTTACCACAGTGTTGTCGATCCGTGTCACAGATGCTGGAAGACGGTTTATTCATTGGATAAAGTTGGACCAATCAGAAAAGTGCAGTATCATAAACAGTGCTTTCGATGTGTCACATGCAATACGATGCTTTCACTGAATACTTACAAACAAAATGTGAATGACAAGTCGGACGTGCAAGTTTACTGCAAGAAACACGTCCCGACCCTAGAATCACCTCACATCGACTTGGAGGCGAAAAATTTAAATGTGATGATGCATCATCCGAAACTGGAtagtataaatacaaatataagggGAGGGACATTAGATGATAAACGTAAAAGTCGAAATCTTCACCCATTAAGTATAGGGCGTGCCGTCAGCACTCCTAGGCTAGATTTAATATGTGGACCAAATGATAACTCCGAATCGTATGATGCTCCTAGAATCGACAAAAATGGCAATGTTAGTCTGCGAGAATTGAAAATGGACGATACACCGAGGTCTGTTTGGTCGAGGTCGACTTTCTCGGCTGCTAAATTGGATCTGACGGTACCAGCTTCTGCAAGGACAGGCTCGTCTTTATACCGAACAGTTGACACATGGAATTACCTATGA